A single Sphingopyxis chilensis DNA region contains:
- a CDS encoding error-prone DNA polymerase produces MSDAPETGPETGFAELVAATNYSFLRGASHPHEMVAEAIALGMTGIGIADRNSVAGVVRALTGLRKLRDDAAEDGIEFPDIKLVVGARLVFDDGTPDIIAYPTTRHGWGRLTRMLTIGNRRTTKGGCVMKLENLLIHCEDMILIAMASEKDEAKLRRLKEIAPDSLWLGATMPRSGSDRRHLARLSSLADRVGIPMLATNDALYATRGQRPLHDVVTCIREGTNLHDAGRLLRANGERHLKSPHEMRRLFRSCPEAVDESGKILDRITFSLRDLEYEYPHEPVPEGWEPQSWLEHMVMEAANRLHPDGLPDRWQEVLDEELSLIRKCNFACYFLTVHDIVNFARTQDPPILCQGRGSAANSLVCYLLEITSIDPIANNLLFTRFLSEERREPPDIDVDFEHERREEVMQYIYRRYTRRRAGIAATVIHYRPRSAVREAGKALGLSEDVTQRLADTTWGSWGSEMPVERFIEAGLDPELDDIARLQWIVAQLLTFPRHLSQHVGGYVLTEDRLDETVPIHNAAMEDRTFIEWDKDDIDELKLMKVDVLALGMLTCIRKCFDLMRLHGLDDHDLKSVPPEDPVVYGMLCKGDSIGVFQVESRAQINMLPRLRPREFYDLVIQVAIVRPGPIEGDMVHPYLKRRNGEEAVDFPSPAPPHDPQELYNLLRRTCGVPLFQEQAMKLAIVAAEFTPDEANGLRRAMATFRNAGTIHQYKEKMIGGMVRRGYEADFAARCFKQIEGFGSYGFPESHAQSFAKLVYVSSWLKCHHPAVFACGILNAQPMGFYAPAQLVRDAREHGVEVRAVDVNASYWDNSLERRDDGSLALRLGFRQVDGFREEWARQIADARSSSFASVEELARRANLPSRALRLLADADACRSMGQDRRPTLWDARRVRQGVLPLFGAAEANELGFEEDAALPPTPMVEDVLTDYQTTRLSLKGHPMAFLRRDFEREGVLSATQVAAAKNGSIVRTAGVVLIRQRPGKGNAIFITLEDEGGIVNILLWARHFERQRRAVMASRLMLAEGEVQRSKEGVIHLMATRIVDRTAMLDTLGSDRRFDPEVCRADEVRHPQLPRGHAAKHGHPRNVRILPKSRDFH; encoded by the coding sequence ATGAGCGATGCGCCCGAAACCGGCCCCGAAACGGGCTTCGCCGAGCTGGTCGCCGCGACCAACTACAGCTTCCTGCGCGGTGCATCGCATCCGCATGAGATGGTGGCGGAAGCGATCGCCCTCGGCATGACCGGCATCGGCATCGCCGACCGCAACAGCGTCGCGGGGGTGGTGCGCGCGCTGACCGGGCTGCGCAAGCTGCGCGACGATGCCGCCGAAGACGGGATAGAGTTCCCCGACATAAAGCTCGTCGTCGGCGCCCGGCTGGTTTTCGACGACGGCACGCCCGACATCATCGCCTATCCGACCACGCGCCATGGCTGGGGCCGGCTAACGCGGATGCTGACCATCGGCAATCGCCGTACGACAAAAGGCGGCTGCGTGATGAAGCTCGAAAACCTGCTGATCCACTGCGAAGACATGATCCTGATCGCGATGGCGAGCGAGAAGGATGAAGCCAAGTTGCGCCGCCTCAAAGAGATCGCACCGGACTCGCTATGGCTCGGCGCGACGATGCCGAGGAGCGGCAGCGATCGTCGCCATCTCGCCCGCCTGTCATCCCTGGCCGACCGCGTCGGCATTCCGATGCTCGCGACCAACGACGCACTTTACGCGACGCGCGGGCAGCGACCACTCCACGACGTCGTCACCTGCATCCGCGAGGGCACGAACCTCCATGATGCCGGCCGCCTGCTGCGCGCCAATGGCGAACGTCATCTGAAGTCACCGCACGAAATGCGCCGTCTTTTCCGCTCCTGCCCCGAAGCGGTCGACGAGAGCGGAAAGATTCTCGATCGCATCACCTTTTCGCTGCGCGACCTGGAATATGAATATCCGCACGAACCGGTCCCCGAAGGCTGGGAGCCCCAAAGCTGGCTCGAACATATGGTGATGGAAGCCGCGAACAGGCTTCATCCCGATGGATTGCCCGACCGTTGGCAGGAGGTGCTCGACGAGGAGCTCTCGCTCATCCGCAAATGCAACTTCGCCTGCTATTTCCTGACCGTCCACGACATCGTCAATTTCGCCCGCACGCAGGACCCGCCCATCCTTTGTCAGGGGCGCGGATCGGCTGCCAATTCGCTCGTCTGCTATCTGCTCGAAATCACCTCGATCGACCCCATCGCGAACAATCTGCTCTTCACGCGTTTCCTGTCCGAAGAACGGCGCGAGCCGCCCGACATCGACGTCGATTTCGAACACGAACGGCGCGAGGAGGTGATGCAATATATCTATCGCCGCTACACACGGCGGCGTGCGGGCATCGCCGCAACGGTGATCCATTACCGGCCGCGCAGCGCGGTGCGCGAGGCCGGCAAGGCGCTGGGGCTCAGCGAGGATGTCACGCAGCGGCTCGCCGACACGACCTGGGGCAGCTGGGGCAGCGAGATGCCGGTCGAACGCTTTATCGAAGCCGGTCTCGATCCCGAGCTGGATGATATTGCGCGACTGCAGTGGATCGTCGCGCAACTGCTGACCTTCCCGCGCCATTTGTCGCAGCATGTCGGCGGCTATGTGCTGACCGAGGACCGGCTCGACGAGACGGTACCGATCCACAATGCCGCGATGGAAGACCGCACCTTCATCGAATGGGACAAGGACGACATCGACGAACTCAAACTGATGAAGGTCGACGTGCTCGCGCTCGGGATGCTGACCTGCATCCGCAAATGCTTCGACCTGATGCGGTTGCACGGTCTGGACGACCACGACCTCAAATCGGTCCCGCCGGAAGACCCGGTCGTTTATGGCATGCTTTGCAAGGGCGACAGTATCGGCGTCTTTCAGGTCGAGAGCCGCGCACAGATCAACATGCTGCCGCGCCTGCGCCCGCGCGAATTCTATGACCTTGTCATCCAGGTCGCGATCGTCCGGCCGGGACCGATCGAGGGCGATATGGTCCACCCCTATCTGAAGCGCCGCAATGGGGAAGAGGCGGTGGACTTTCCTTCCCCCGCGCCGCCGCACGACCCGCAGGAACTTTACAATCTGCTTCGCAGGACATGCGGCGTCCCCCTCTTTCAGGAACAGGCGATGAAGCTCGCCATCGTCGCCGCCGAATTTACCCCCGACGAAGCCAACGGCCTGCGACGCGCCATGGCGACCTTCCGCAATGCCGGTACGATCCACCAATATAAGGAGAAGATGATCGGCGGCATGGTGCGCCGCGGCTATGAAGCCGATTTCGCGGCCCGATGCTTCAAGCAGATCGAGGGCTTCGGCAGCTATGGCTTTCCCGAAAGCCACGCCCAATCCTTTGCCAAGCTCGTCTATGTCTCATCGTGGCTGAAATGCCACCATCCGGCAGTCTTCGCCTGCGGGATTTTGAACGCGCAGCCGATGGGCTTCTACGCCCCCGCGCAGCTCGTGCGAGACGCCCGCGAGCATGGGGTCGAGGTGCGCGCGGTCGATGTGAATGCGAGCTATTGGGACAACAGCCTCGAACGACGCGACGACGGCAGTCTCGCGCTGCGGCTCGGCTTCCGGCAGGTCGACGGGTTTCGCGAGGAATGGGCAAGGCAGATCGCCGATGCGCGATCCTCGTCCTTCGCCTCGGTCGAGGAACTCGCGCGCCGGGCGAACCTGCCATCGCGCGCGCTGCGCCTGCTCGCCGATGCCGATGCGTGCCGCTCGATGGGGCAGGACCGACGCCCGACGCTGTGGGACGCCCGACGGGTGCGGCAGGGGGTGTTGCCGCTGTTCGGCGCGGCCGAGGCGAACGAGCTGGGCTTCGAGGAGGATGCCGCGCTGCCGCCGACGCCGATGGTCGAAGATGTGCTCACCGATTACCAGACGACGCGCCTGTCGCTGAAAGGCCATCCGATGGCTTTTCTGCGCCGCGATTTCGAGCGCGAAGGCGTGCTGAGCGCCACCCAGGTCGCGGCGGCGAAGAACGGGTCGATCGTCCGCACCGCCGGCGTCGTGCTGATCCGCCAGCGCCCCGGCAAGGGCAATGCGATCTTCATCACGCTCGAGGATGAGGGCGGGATCGTCAACATCCTGCTCTGGGCGCGCCATTTCGAACGCCAACGCCGCGCCGTCATGGCGTCGCGGCTGATGCTCGCCGAGGGCGAAGTGCAACGGAGCAAGGAAGGCGTGATCCACCTGATGGCGACGCGCATCGTCGACCGCACGGCGATGCTCGATACGCTGGGGAGCGACCGGCGCTTCGACCCCGAAGTCTGCCGCGCCGACGAGGTCAGGCATCCGCAGCTGCCGCGCGGCCATGCGGCAAAGCACGGCCATCCGCGCAACGTCCGCATCTTGCCCAAGTCGAGGGATTTTCATTGA
- a CDS encoding flagellin N-terminal helical domain-containing protein has product MTVINTNVSALRAQNNSRVASQMQSQAMERLSSGKRINAAKDDAAGLAIATRMEAAGRGLTQAIRNANDGISLAQTADSAAGSISDILIRMRDLAMQASTGTLSDDDRTLVQEEVDALISQIGDVATRTSFNDNVLLNGSVAAGFDIQTGLDTGQVVNITVADLQAAALGVDALDFSTAAGASAGLATLDTAIDTVATERANLGAQQNRLTSAVDNLTSSVTNLAESKSRIEDADFSVESTNLAAAGILSQASTAMLAQANQSSQGVMNLLR; this is encoded by the coding sequence ATGACTGTCATCAACACCAATGTGAGCGCGCTTCGCGCCCAGAACAACTCGCGCGTCGCCAGCCAAATGCAGTCGCAGGCGATGGAACGCCTGTCGAGCGGCAAGCGCATCAACGCCGCGAAGGACGACGCCGCCGGCCTCGCCATCGCGACCCGGATGGAAGCTGCCGGCCGCGGCCTGACCCAGGCGATCCGCAACGCCAACGACGGCATTTCGCTCGCGCAGACCGCCGACAGCGCCGCCGGTAGCATCTCGGACATCCTCATCCGTATGCGTGACCTGGCGATGCAGGCCTCGACCGGCACGCTGAGCGACGACGACCGCACGCTGGTGCAGGAAGAAGTCGATGCGCTGATCTCGCAGATCGGCGACGTCGCGACCCGCACTTCGTTCAACGACAATGTGCTGCTCAACGGCAGCGTTGCCGCGGGCTTCGACATCCAGACGGGTCTGGATACCGGCCAGGTCGTGAACATCACGGTCGCCGACCTTCAGGCCGCCGCTCTCGGTGTCGACGCGCTCGACTTCTCGACCGCGGCGGGTGCATCGGCCGGGCTAGCGACGCTCGACACGGCGATCGACACGGTCGCCACTGAACGCGCCAACCTGGGTGCGCAGCAGAACCGCCTGACCTCGGCTGTCGACAATTTGACGTCGAGCGTCACGAATCTGGCGGAATCGAAGTCGCGTATCGAAGACGCCGATTTCTCGGTCGAATCGACGAACCTCGCGGCCGCCGGCATCCTGTCGCAGGCATCGACCGCGATGCTCGCCCAGGCGAACCAGAGCTCGCAGGGCGTGATGAACCTGCTCCGCTAA